One segment of Proteus appendicitidis DNA contains the following:
- the flgK gene encoding flagellar hook-associated protein FlgK, protein MSNSLINTAMSGLNAAQAAMSTVSNNIANQNVKWYNRQMTVFNENSGTMTGNGYIGNGVNVSRIHREYNEFLAGQMNRAMSKQSALNSYTQNISQINDLLADKGNDVSSAIDEFFTSLPNVTNNAEDNPARTTVIGKAEAMVNMFAKADQSLRDLEKDINSQVTNTSKNINEYTKQIAKLNNEISRSKGFNGADPNDLLDQRDRLVQELNTLVDVQVTQQDGGFVNVTFANGLPLVSGTRAYEVSAIPSNQNSERLVIGYSNGIDEMREVDAKRIKGGELGGAYRSREEVLDPSRNQLNQLALVLGDQFNKQHEQGFDLNGDKGEKFFDLGGAHVMPNGKNKGNATFDVKYTDTKEVKAADYTVKYDGSNWNVTVEPGGRKVAATVGATGELEFEGMSIKVNGTPQKDDSIVVQSVGNVIAGMKVALNDPSKIAAAGSKDTGPSDNENMKKLFELPDEKIIDGKTTIAGGYGSLISMVGNKVNTAQVDFDAQVSITKSIVEQQQSVSGVNLDEEYGEMYRIQEYYMANAKVIQTANSMFDAIMQVL, encoded by the coding sequence ATGTCCAACAGTTTAATTAATACAGCGATGAGCGGACTTAATGCGGCACAAGCTGCGATGAGCACTGTGAGTAATAACATCGCTAACCAAAATGTAAAATGGTACAACCGTCAAATGACTGTGTTTAATGAAAACAGCGGTACGATGACCGGTAATGGTTATATCGGTAATGGCGTTAATGTTAGTCGTATTCATCGTGAATATAACGAATTCCTTGCCGGTCAAATGAACCGTGCAATGTCAAAACAAAGCGCACTGAATAGCTATACCCAAAATATCTCACAAATTAATGATTTGTTAGCAGATAAAGGGAATGACGTTTCGAGTGCGATTGACGAATTTTTTACCAGCTTACCGAATGTAACTAATAATGCAGAAGATAACCCAGCGCGTACAACGGTTATTGGTAAAGCGGAAGCTATGGTCAATATGTTTGCTAAAGCAGACCAATCATTGCGTGATTTAGAAAAAGATATTAATAGTCAGGTGACAAACACCTCTAAAAATATCAATGAATATACAAAACAAATCGCAAAATTAAATAACGAAATTAGCCGCTCTAAAGGCTTTAATGGCGCTGATCCTAACGATTTATTAGACCAACGCGACCGTTTAGTTCAAGAATTAAACACATTGGTTGATGTACAAGTGACTCAACAAGACGGTGGTTTTGTTAACGTCACATTTGCTAATGGTTTGCCATTAGTCTCTGGTACTCGCGCTTATGAAGTTTCAGCTATTCCATCTAATCAAAACAGCGAACGCCTTGTTATTGGTTATAGCAACGGCATTGATGAAATGCGTGAAGTGGATGCAAAACGCATTAAGGGTGGCGAACTTGGTGGTGCTTATCGTAGCCGTGAAGAGGTGTTAGATCCAAGCCGTAACCAATTAAACCAATTAGCGTTAGTGCTGGGTGATCAATTTAATAAACAGCATGAGCAAGGTTTTGATTTAAATGGCGACAAAGGTGAAAAATTCTTTGACCTTGGTGGCGCTCATGTTATGCCAAACGGCAAAAACAAAGGTAATGCCACCTTTGATGTGAAATACACTGACACTAAAGAAGTGAAAGCCGCTGACTATACGGTTAAATACGACGGCAGCAATTGGAATGTGACGGTAGAGCCGGGTGGTCGTAAAGTTGCAGCTACAGTCGGTGCAACGGGCGAATTAGAATTCGAAGGGATGAGTATCAAAGTCAATGGTACACCACAAAAAGACGATTCTATTGTCGTTCAATCTGTGGGTAACGTGATTGCTGGTATGAAAGTTGCCTTGAATGATCCTAGCAAAATTGCAGCAGCAGGCTCTAAAGATACCGGTCCAAGCGATAACGAAAACATGAAAAAACTGTTTGAGTTACCTGATGAAAAAATTATTGATGGTAAAACAACAATTGCTGGTGGCTATGGCTCATTGATCAGTATGGTCGGTAATAAAGTGAATACCGCTCAAGTTGACTTTGATGCTCAGGTTTCTATTACTAAAAGTATTGTAGAACAACAACAGTCTGTTTCTGGCGTGAACTTGGATGAAGAGTATGGCGAGATGTATCGCATTCAAGAATATTACATGGCAAATGCAAAAGTTATTCAAACAGCAAACAGTATGTTTGATGCAATTATGCAAGTTCTCTAA
- a CDS encoding flagellar basal body rod protein FlgF: MDHVIYTAMGGARHSMENQAVVANNLANASTPGFKAQLSAMRAVPVNGDTLPTRTLTVASTPGSDQSQGTMNYTGRSMDVALSDNGYLAVQLEDGTEAYTRNGNIQRNADGMLMVQGRLLMGDNGAIEVPAQANVSIANNGIVTAHVPTDPPKMLGQIGRLKMVKPEQNDLVRGDDGLFHLSPKGTARAGEELPADDSVKVLAGVLEGSNVNPAEAMVDMIANARRFEMQMKVIHSADDNAQRANQLLSMS; this comes from the coding sequence ATGGATCATGTGATTTATACCGCGATGGGCGGCGCCAGACACTCGATGGAAAATCAAGCTGTCGTGGCGAACAACTTAGCAAACGCATCAACGCCGGGATTTAAAGCGCAGCTTAGTGCAATGCGAGCCGTACCTGTCAATGGCGATACCTTACCAACTCGTACATTAACGGTAGCCTCCACGCCTGGTAGCGATCAAAGTCAAGGAACGATGAACTATACCGGCAGATCAATGGATGTTGCGTTAAGTGATAACGGCTATTTAGCGGTTCAACTTGAAGATGGTACTGAAGCCTATACCCGAAACGGTAATATTCAGCGTAACGCTGATGGCATGTTGATGGTACAAGGTCGTTTGTTAATGGGCGATAACGGTGCGATTGAAGTACCTGCTCAAGCAAATGTCAGTATTGCCAATAACGGTATTGTGACGGCGCATGTACCGACTGATCCACCAAAAATGTTGGGTCAAATTGGTCGCTTGAAAATGGTAAAACCAGAGCAAAACGATTTAGTTCGTGGCGATGATGGTTTATTCCATTTATCACCAAAAGGAACTGCGCGTGCTGGTGAGGAATTACCTGCGGATGATAGCGTGAAGGTGTTAGCTGGTGTGTTAGAAGGCAGTAATGTTAATCCAGCAGAAGCCATGGTCGATATGATAGCAAACGCAAGACGTTTTGAAATGCAAATGAAGGTTATTCATAGCGCCGATGATAATGCGCAACGAGCTAACCAATTGCTATCAATGAGTTAA
- the flgG gene encoding flagellar basal-body rod protein FlgG: MIRSLWIAKTGLDAQQTNMDVISNNLANVSTNGFKRQRAVFEDLLYQTIRQPGAMTSEQTNAPSGLQIGTGVRPVATERLHSQGNLAPTNGTRDVAIKGQGFFHVQLPDGTDAYTRDGAFQMDQNGQLVTTSGFQVVPAIILPDTAKKVMIGRDGTVSVEIDGDPAPQQVGQLTLTTFINDSGLESVGENLYLETASSGAPTENAPGINGAGLLYQGYVETSNVNVAEELVNMIQTQRAYEINSKAISTSDQMLQKLTQL, translated from the coding sequence ATGATCCGTTCTTTATGGATTGCTAAAACTGGGTTGGATGCACAACAGACAAACATGGATGTGATTTCCAACAACCTCGCAAACGTCAGCACCAATGGTTTTAAACGCCAACGTGCGGTTTTCGAAGATTTACTGTACCAAACAATTCGTCAACCAGGTGCCATGACATCAGAGCAGACGAATGCACCATCTGGTTTACAAATTGGTACCGGTGTTCGCCCTGTTGCGACTGAACGTTTACATAGCCAAGGTAACTTAGCGCCAACAAACGGGACTCGTGATGTGGCGATTAAAGGACAAGGTTTCTTCCATGTTCAGTTACCAGATGGTACAGACGCTTATACCCGTGATGGTGCATTCCAAATGGATCAAAATGGGCAATTAGTGACAACGAGTGGCTTCCAAGTTGTTCCTGCCATCATTTTGCCTGATACCGCCAAAAAAGTGATGATTGGTCGTGATGGTACTGTCAGTGTTGAGATAGACGGTGATCCGGCTCCACAACAAGTTGGGCAATTAACACTTACTACCTTTATTAATGACAGCGGATTAGAAAGTGTCGGTGAAAACTTGTACTTAGAAACGGCAAGTTCTGGCGCACCTACTGAGAATGCCCCTGGTATCAACGGCGCAGGCTTGTTGTATCAGGGATATGTTGAAACCTCTAACGTTAACGTAGCTGAAGAGCTGGTCAATATGATCCAGACTCAACGTGCTTATGAAATTAACAGTAAAGCGATTTCAACATCTGATCAGATGTTACAGAAACTAACGCAACTCTAA
- a CDS encoding flagellar basal body P-ring protein FlgI: protein MKKIAMSLFFIVMTCVGFSAHAERIRDLTSVEGVRENALIGYGLVVGLDGTGDQTMQTPFTTQSLNNMLSQLGITVPPGTNMQLKNVAAVMVTAKLPPFGRTGQSIDVVVSSLGNAKSLRGGTLLMTPLKGVDNQIYALAQGNIIVGGAGASAGGNSVKVNQLAGGRISSGAIIERELPSQFGQTGLLNLQLNEENFTLAQHISDAVNKLRGVGTAIPLDARTVQLRVPIGKSEQVRFLAEVQNLEIKRVVADAKVIINARTGSVVMNRDVTLGSCAIAQGNLSVTVDSQVNVSQPNTPFAGGSTVVTRNTSVNMSEQGGSLQQVNASASLNEVIRTLNALGATPTDLMSILQAMESAGCLRARLEII, encoded by the coding sequence ATGAAAAAAATAGCGATGAGCCTTTTCTTTATCGTGATGACATGTGTCGGTTTTTCCGCTCATGCCGAACGGATCAGAGATCTCACCTCTGTTGAAGGGGTAAGAGAAAATGCGCTGATTGGTTATGGTTTGGTCGTGGGATTAGATGGAACGGGTGACCAAACAATGCAAACCCCGTTTACCACGCAAAGTCTGAATAACATGCTCTCTCAATTGGGGATCACCGTACCACCTGGCACCAATATGCAATTGAAAAACGTTGCAGCGGTAATGGTAACTGCAAAATTACCGCCTTTTGGTCGTACAGGGCAATCAATCGATGTTGTTGTTTCATCCTTAGGTAATGCAAAAAGCTTACGTGGTGGTACGTTGCTGATGACACCATTAAAAGGTGTTGATAATCAGATTTATGCTTTAGCACAAGGCAATATTATTGTCGGGGGAGCGGGTGCATCTGCGGGGGGGAATAGCGTTAAAGTTAACCAGTTAGCAGGTGGACGCATTAGCAGCGGCGCTATCATTGAACGTGAACTGCCTTCGCAATTTGGTCAAACAGGTCTGCTGAATCTACAACTGAATGAAGAAAACTTCACTTTGGCACAACACATCTCTGATGCTGTTAATAAATTGCGCGGTGTGGGCACGGCGATCCCTTTAGATGCCCGTACAGTTCAACTACGTGTTCCTATTGGTAAAAGTGAACAAGTCCGCTTCTTGGCTGAAGTTCAAAACCTTGAAATTAAACGTGTAGTTGCAGATGCGAAAGTGATCATTAATGCAAGAACTGGTTCTGTTGTGATGAATCGTGATGTGACATTAGGAAGCTGTGCTATCGCTCAAGGGAATCTTTCCGTTACGGTTGATAGTCAAGTTAATGTCAGCCAACCTAATACTCCGTTTGCGGGTGGTAGTACGGTTGTAACACGTAATACTAGCGTAAATATGAGTGAACAAGGTGGCTCATTACAACAAGTGAATGCAAGTGCAAGCTTAAACGAAGTGATCCGCACATTAAATGCACTGGGTGCAACACCAACAGATTTAATGTCAATTTTGCAAGCAATGGAAAGCGCGGGTTGCTTACGTGCGAGATTGGAGATTATCTGA
- a CDS encoding DUF1778 domain-containing protein, whose amino-acid sequence MKSDVQLNIRAKESQRALIDTAAEILHKSRTDFILETACQAAEDVILDRRTFNLNDAQYAEFIEIIDAPVDIDPALEKLLMRKPLWEK is encoded by the coding sequence ATGAAATCAGATGTACAACTTAATATTCGCGCTAAAGAATCACAACGCGCTCTTATTGATACTGCTGCTGAAATTCTCCATAAATCTCGTACTGACTTTATTCTTGAAACAGCATGTCAAGCTGCTGAGGATGTCATTTTAGACCGTCGAACCTTTAATTTAAATGATGCTCAATATGCCGAATTTATAGAAATTATTGATGCACCGGTTGATATTGACCCTGCTCTTGAAAAGTTATTAATGAGAAAACCATTATGGGAAAAGTAA
- a CDS encoding GNAT family N-acetyltransferase: protein MGKVTAPEPLSSSHEVADFYSSEIVLDNWIKQRGFKNQLLGASRTFVVCKENSHYVVGYYSLATGSVNHTEAINAIRRNMPDPIPVIILARLAVDISFHGKGLGADLLRDAVLRCYHVAENIGVKAIMVHSLTENAKQFYLHNGFKASSTQENTLFLALKK from the coding sequence ATGGGAAAAGTAACAGCGCCTGAGCCGTTATCAAGTTCGCATGAAGTCGCTGATTTTTATAGTAGTGAAATTGTATTAGATAACTGGATAAAGCAAAGAGGTTTCAAAAACCAATTATTGGGTGCATCTCGTACTTTTGTGGTCTGTAAAGAAAATAGCCACTATGTTGTTGGCTATTATTCTTTAGCAACAGGAAGTGTTAATCATACTGAAGCCATCAACGCGATTCGTCGTAATATGCCAGATCCAATACCTGTTATCATTTTAGCTAGACTTGCCGTCGATATCTCTTTCCATGGAAAAGGTCTTGGCGCTGATTTATTAAGAGATGCTGTTTTACGTTGTTATCATGTTGCTGAAAATATTGGCGTTAAAGCGATTATGGTTCATTCTCTCACAGAAAATGCAAAACAGTTTTATCTTCATAATGGTTTTAAAGCCTCTTCAACACAAGAAAACACTTTATTTCTAGCATTAAAGAAATGA
- the flgL gene encoding flagellar hook-associated protein FlgL, producing the protein MRLSSNQIFSQRVDNITGSQSKWMTEGNKISSGRRVEKPSDDPMAASQAVMVKQSESRNQQYATARGFAKNSMSLQMSLASQMVNITTKIQETLVAAGNDATLSDEDRASLADQLEGLKDQLVGIGNTKDGVGRYIFAGFQSDKPPFVADATGKITYQGGDKQITQKVDSNIEMVTNFTGIETLQSSGSKGTAPDIFEALDGAITALREPLAGKPQADRDAALDKIDAANRVNRATLNNISSVEAKLGLQLQELDNLDDLGADTSLRNAKRLSELRELDWTQAISDYYQEESVLQASYKVFNDMKDMSMFKMYR; encoded by the coding sequence GTGCGTTTAAGTTCAAATCAAATTTTTAGCCAGCGAGTGGACAATATCACTGGTTCGCAAAGTAAATGGATGACTGAAGGGAATAAAATTTCTAGCGGTCGTCGTGTTGAAAAACCATCAGATGATCCCATGGCGGCTTCTCAAGCGGTGATGGTGAAACAATCTGAATCGCGCAATCAGCAGTATGCGACAGCGCGTGGATTTGCCAAAAACAGCATGTCTTTGCAAATGAGCTTAGCAAGCCAAATGGTGAATATTACCACTAAAATTCAAGAAACACTGGTTGCAGCGGGTAATGATGCCACATTAAGCGACGAAGACCGTGCATCTTTAGCTGATCAATTAGAGGGTTTAAAAGACCAGCTAGTGGGTATTGGTAATACAAAAGATGGTGTGGGTCGTTATATTTTTGCTGGCTTCCAATCAGATAAACCACCTTTTGTTGCTGATGCAACAGGCAAAATCACCTATCAAGGTGGTGATAAGCAAATTACCCAAAAAGTAGATAGTAATATTGAAATGGTCACTAACTTTACAGGGATCGAAACATTACAATCTTCAGGTAGTAAAGGAACGGCTCCAGATATTTTTGAAGCATTAGATGGCGCTATTACTGCATTGCGTGAACCTTTAGCGGGTAAACCACAAGCTGATCGTGATGCTGCATTAGACAAAATTGATGCTGCAAACCGTGTTAACCGTGCGACGCTAAATAATATTTCTAGTGTTGAGGCGAAGTTAGGTCTACAACTTCAAGAACTTGATAACTTAGATGATTTAGGTGCCGATACTTCTTTAAGAAATGCAAAACGTTTAAGCGAACTGCGTGAATTAGATTGGACACAAGCGATTTCAGATTATTACCAAGAAGAGTCTGTATTACAGGCTTCTTATAAAGTGTTTAACGACATGAAAGATATGTCGATGTTTAAGATGTACCGCTAA
- the fliP gene encoding flagellar type III secretion system pore protein FliP (The bacterial flagellar biogenesis protein FliP forms a type III secretion system (T3SS)-type pore required for flagellar assembly.) — MHQCVTFFNALKRWRLFASVLVLILLPSSAFAQFPGVITQSLPGGGQSWSLPVQTLIFITALGFIPAVLLMMTSFTRIIIVLGLLRNALGTPSAPPNQVVLGLALFMTFFIMAPVFDKIYQDAYMPFTEDQITFEQALENGSKPLRQFMMQQTRETDLALFARLADAPAFETRESVPMRILVPAYITSELKTAFQIGFMIFIPFLIIDLVVASVLMALGMMMVPPATVSLPFKLMLFVLVDGWQLILGSLAQSFFN; from the coding sequence ATGCATCAGTGTGTCACTTTTTTTAACGCATTAAAGCGTTGGCGTCTCTTCGCTAGTGTGCTGGTTTTAATCTTATTACCTAGCAGTGCGTTTGCCCAATTTCCGGGTGTTATTACACAGTCTTTACCGGGTGGTGGTCAAAGTTGGTCATTACCAGTACAAACATTAATCTTCATTACAGCTTTAGGGTTTATTCCTGCTGTTTTGCTGATGATGACCAGTTTTACCCGCATTATTATTGTCCTTGGATTATTACGTAATGCTTTAGGTACACCTTCTGCTCCTCCAAACCAAGTTGTTCTTGGTTTGGCATTATTTATGACCTTTTTCATTATGGCACCAGTTTTTGATAAAATTTATCAAGATGCCTATATGCCATTTACTGAAGATCAAATTACCTTCGAGCAAGCCTTAGAAAATGGTTCTAAACCTTTACGCCAGTTTATGATGCAACAAACTCGTGAAACTGATTTAGCGCTGTTTGCTCGTCTTGCCGATGCGCCTGCGTTTGAAACTCGCGAAAGTGTACCAATGCGTATTTTGGTGCCGGCTTATATTACGAGTGAACTAAAAACCGCCTTCCAAATCGGTTTTATGATTTTTATTCCTTTTCTTATTATCGACTTAGTGGTTGCCAGTGTGTTAATGGCGTTAGGTATGATGATGGTGCCACCAGCCACAGTTTCATTGCCATTTAAACTGATGCTTTTTGTTTTAGTTGATGGTTGGCAATTAATACTAGGCTCGCTTGCACAAAGCTTTTTTAATTAG
- the flgJ gene encoding flagellar assembly peptidoglycan hydrolase FlgJ yields MKDLSLLSSMPTMSTPAYDSNALNKLKYQVGQNTDQQGLRQVAQQLEGVFVQMMLKSMRDAIPQESMFNSESTKMYTSLYDQQIAQDLSQKGLGFADMIEKQLSAKVTMDPSEMAGKTPMPLDGSDIFQSMPTQALGQIYRAMQPYQNAVESTIGKLKGLSESSASFASKLLGPAKQATEGTGVHHLLVVAQAALESGWGKREILTGDGKPSYNLFGIKAGNSWKGPVTNIMTTEVIDGNSVKMRDNFRVYGSYVEAIQDYLRLITESPRYAKVPQAHTPEQAAYRIQEAGYATDPGYAKKLVSIIGQLKGSGEQVAKTYTHDLSDLF; encoded by the coding sequence ATGAAAGATTTATCTCTGCTTTCTTCAATGCCGACGATGTCAACGCCAGCATATGACAGTAATGCATTGAATAAACTTAAATATCAGGTTGGACAAAATACTGATCAACAAGGGCTGCGCCAAGTGGCGCAGCAACTTGAAGGTGTTTTCGTTCAAATGATGTTAAAGAGCATGCGTGATGCTATTCCTCAAGAAAGCATGTTCAACTCAGAAAGTACCAAGATGTACACCTCTCTTTATGATCAACAAATCGCTCAAGACTTATCACAAAAAGGCTTGGGCTTTGCTGACATGATAGAAAAACAACTTTCTGCCAAAGTTACGATGGACCCTAGTGAAATGGCGGGTAAAACGCCAATGCCATTAGATGGTAGCGATATATTTCAATCCATGCCAACGCAAGCATTGGGGCAAATTTATCGTGCGATGCAGCCTTATCAAAATGCAGTTGAAAGTACGATTGGCAAGCTTAAGGGCTTATCTGAAAGCAGTGCTTCTTTTGCATCAAAACTGTTAGGGCCAGCAAAACAAGCCACAGAAGGTACTGGTGTACACCATCTTTTAGTTGTTGCTCAAGCCGCACTTGAATCAGGTTGGGGTAAACGTGAGATCCTAACCGGTGACGGTAAACCGAGTTATAACCTGTTTGGTATTAAAGCAGGAAATAGCTGGAAAGGACCTGTTACGAATATCATGACAACTGAAGTGATCGATGGTAACTCGGTTAAAATGCGTGACAATTTCCGTGTTTATGGCTCTTATGTTGAAGCTATTCAAGATTACCTCAGATTGATCACTGAAAGCCCTCGTTACGCTAAAGTACCTCAAGCCCATACCCCTGAACAAGCGGCTTACCGCATCCAAGAAGCAGGTTATGCTACCGATCCGGGTTATGCCAAAAAACTGGTTTCAATTATTGGCCAATTAAAAGGAAGTGGTGAGCAAGTTGCTAAAACTTATACTCACGATTTAAGCGACCTATTTTAA
- the fliR gene encoding flagellar biosynthetic protein FliR, whose translation MITLTSEMLNGYISDFFWPFVRILALFSTAPLFSEKQTPKKFRIALAFLITALVAPGLPQSNVPLFSIIAFWVLLQQILIGTILGLSMQLAFASVRHAGEVIGLQMGLSFATFVDPSGGPNMPILARIFNMLTILLFLVFDGHLWLISILVDTFYVVPIGNQTFNSLAILTLVQSGGTIFINGMMLAMPLITLLLVLNLSLGILNRMTPQLSVFVVGFPLTLTIGMLALSMIMPALPVFTERVFSDTFNRITLILQQLVS comes from the coding sequence ATGATAACCCTGACCAGTGAAATGCTTAACGGCTACATTAGTGATTTTTTCTGGCCATTTGTGCGTATACTCGCCCTTTTTAGCACTGCGCCACTCTTTAGTGAAAAGCAGACGCCTAAAAAATTTCGCATTGCGCTCGCCTTTCTAATTACCGCATTAGTTGCACCAGGCTTACCGCAAAGTAATGTGCCTTTATTCTCGATTATTGCCTTTTGGGTACTGTTGCAACAAATTTTGATTGGCACAATTCTAGGGTTATCAATGCAGTTGGCGTTTGCTTCTGTTCGTCATGCTGGTGAAGTGATTGGTTTACAGATGGGGCTTTCATTTGCCACCTTCGTCGATCCATCAGGTGGCCCGAATATGCCTATTCTGGCACGTATTTTTAATATGTTAACAATATTGCTATTTTTAGTATTTGATGGGCATTTATGGTTAATATCAATATTAGTTGATACGTTCTATGTTGTTCCTATTGGAAATCAAACCTTTAACTCTTTAGCTATTCTCACTTTAGTTCAAAGTGGTGGCACAATCTTTATTAACGGTATGATGTTAGCCATGCCATTAATCACCCTACTTTTAGTACTCAACCTTTCATTAGGTATTCTAAACCGTATGACACCACAACTTTCTGTCTTTGTGGTGGGTTTCCCTCTTACGCTGACTATCGGTATGTTAGCATTATCCATGATCATGCCTGCATTACCTGTGTTTACAGAGCGTGTCTTTAGCGATACGTTTAATCGCATCACATTGATATTACAGCAGTTGGTTTCTTGA
- the fliQ gene encoding flagellar biosynthesis protein FliQ — MTPESVLALGTEAMKIALSLAGPLLLSALVTGLVISMLQAATQINEMTLSFIPKILAVLAAILVAGPWMLSLLIDYMHNLFTSIPGMIG; from the coding sequence ATGACACCAGAATCCGTCTTAGCACTAGGTACTGAAGCGATGAAAATCGCTTTATCACTAGCAGGCCCTCTTTTATTGTCCGCTCTGGTGACCGGTCTTGTGATCAGTATGCTTCAAGCTGCAACACAGATAAACGAAATGACATTATCGTTTATTCCCAAAATCCTGGCTGTATTAGCTGCTATTTTAGTTGCGGGTCCTTGGATGTTAAGTTTACTTATTGATTATATGCATAACTTATTTACAAGCATTCCTGGGATGATTGGTTAA
- a CDS encoding flagellar basal body L-ring protein FlgH codes for MDTKVITDNSGARKLSVRWRRHQRLGTALLVLTLAGCAHIPKKPLVEGNTTAVPTAPTAPAPNGSIFQSAQPVYFGYQPLFEDRRPRNIGDTLTITLQENVSASKNSSANASRNGKAGFLASITPRFLEGLFGNSRADMGMEGNSDFGGKGGANANNTFKGTITVTVDQLLANGNLHVIGEKQIAINQGTEFIRFSGVVNPRTISGANTVNSTQVADARIEYIGDGYINEAQSMGWLQRFFLNVSPF; via the coding sequence ATGGATACAAAGGTCATTACTGACAATTCTGGGGCAAGAAAGCTTAGTGTCAGATGGCGTCGTCATCAACGTTTAGGTACCGCCCTGTTGGTACTGACACTGGCGGGATGCGCACATATACCCAAAAAACCGTTGGTAGAAGGTAACACAACGGCGGTTCCAACGGCACCAACAGCGCCTGCGCCTAATGGCTCTATTTTTCAGTCAGCTCAGCCTGTTTATTTTGGCTATCAACCGCTATTTGAAGACAGACGTCCTCGAAATATTGGTGACACGCTAACAATTACATTGCAAGAAAACGTGAGTGCAAGCAAAAACTCATCCGCAAATGCGAGCCGTAATGGCAAAGCAGGATTCCTTGCTTCGATCACACCAAGATTTTTGGAAGGATTGTTTGGTAATAGCCGTGCTGATATGGGAATGGAAGGAAACAGTGACTTTGGCGGTAAAGGTGGCGCAAACGCAAACAATACCTTTAAAGGCACCATCACTGTTACCGTCGATCAGCTTCTTGCCAATGGAAACCTGCACGTTATCGGTGAAAAGCAAATTGCTATCAATCAAGGTACTGAATTTATCCGTTTTTCAGGTGTTGTGAACCCAAGAACAATCAGTGGTGCTAATACCGTAAATTCAACCCAAGTTGCTGATGCTCGTATTGAATATATCGGAGACGGTTATATCAATGAAGCACAGTCTATGGGATGGCTACAACGCTTCTTCTTAAATGTATCACCTTTTTAA